In a single window of the Fusarium falciforme chromosome 3, complete sequence genome:
- a CDS encoding FAD-binding PCMH-type domain-containing protein: MLTSRGTARALLGRSALRCSVHRGFTTSSRRVSPEASASSHGSSDKASGWSGSRVLAVAVGAGALGWGVASLSRRGDASRSLEPVAHQSTESRYATLSEMEKAIQKIEKEVGVEGFISTDPEDLHAHGYSEWSTVNPDTLPVAVAYPRTTEQVSVIARICHEHRVPIIPYSGGSSLEGNFSAPYGGVSVDFAYMDKIIQFNKDDMDIVVQPSIGWQDLNAQLLKMGSGLFFPVDPGMLSPSAKIGGMIGTNCSGTNAVRYGTMKDWVINLTVVLSDGRIIKTRRRPRKSSAGYNLNGLFVGSEGTLGLVTEATLKLAVIPEEYSVAVVTFPSIRDAAAAAAGVMQTGIPVAAMEIMDDVQMRVINLGGATKPRIWKETPTLFFKFSGTKEGVRDNITRVQKITAANKGGDFEFARDEREQKLLWSARKESLWSMLSLRKSGQDVWSTDVAVPFSRLADIIEVSKKEMDELGLFAGILGHVGDGNFHEGIMYNKDVPGERAKVEKCVKNMVRRALDMEGTCTGEHSIGWGKKESLLWEVGPETLAIMATLKRALDPRWVMNPGKIMDVPWERTEYPGAEIAVTPNRVVRGE; the protein is encoded by the exons ATGCTCACCAGCAGAGGTACGGCCCGAGCCCTCCTGGGCCGCAGTGCTCTGAGGTGCAGTGTCCACCGCGGCTTTACCACATCGTCAAGGCGTGTTAGCCCCGAGGCTTCGGCGTCTAGTCATGGCAGCTCCGACAAGGCTTCAGGTTGGTCTGGATCAAGGGTCttggctgttgctgttggagcCGGGGCTCTTGGTTGGGGAGTCGCTAGTTTGAGCAGAAGAGGTGATGCCAGTCGGTCTTTGGAACCAGTTGCCCACCAGTCAACCGAGTCTCGTTACGCTACACTGTCCGAGATGGAAAAG GCTATCCAGAAAATTGAGAAGGAAGTTGGTGTCGAAGGCTTCATCTCGACAGACCCCGAGGATCTTCATGCCCATGGCTATTCAGAGTGGTCGACCGTCAACCCTGACACTCTACCCGTGGCAGTGGCATATCCCCGCACAACAGAGCAGGTATCAGTCATAGCCCGCATCTGTCACGAGCACCGCGTGCCCATCATCCCTTACTCTGGCGGCTCGAGTCTCGAGGGCAACTTCTCAGCCCCCTACGGAGGAGTCAGCGTCGACTTTGCTTACATGGATAAAATTATCCAGTTCAACAAGGATGATATGGACATTGTTGTCCAGCCTAGCATCGGGTGGCAGGATCTTAATGCGCAATTGTTGAAGATGGGTAGTGGGCTCTTTTTCCCTGTTGATCCTGGTATGCTAA GCCCGAGTGCCAAGATTGGCGGTATGATTGGGACAAACTGCTCTGGTACTAATGCTGTAAGGTATGGTACCATGAAGGACTGGGTCATCAACTTGACTGTTGTCCTGTCTGATGGACGCATCATcaagacaaggagaagacCGCGCAAGTCATCGGCCGGGTACAACTTGAACGGGCTCTTTGTTGGCTCCGAGGGAACCCTGGGTCTCGTCACAGAAG CCACCCTCAAGTTGGCCGTCATCCCTGAGGAGTATTCGGTTGCCGTCGTCACATTCCCCAGCATCCGCGATGCCGCTGCCGCAGCAGCTGGCGTCATGCAGACAGGCATCCCAGTTGCCGCGATGGAGATCATGGACGACGTCCAGATGAGAGTGATTAACCTGGGTGGCGCTACCAAGCCTCGAATCTGGAAGGAGACGCCGACGCTGTTCTTCAAATTCTCGGGCACCAAGGAGGGTGTCAGGGATAACATTACGCGGGTTCAAAAGATCACGGCGGCCAACAAGGGCGGCGACTTTGAGTTTGCGCGAGACGAGCGTGAGCAGAAGTTACTGTGGTCTGCGAGAAAGGAGTCACTCTGGTCAATGCTGTCGCTAAGAAAGAGTGGCCAAGATGTTT GGAGCACCGATGTGGCAGTCCCCTTTAGCCGTTTGGCTGACATTATCGAGGTGagcaagaaggagatggacgAGCTTGGTCTTTTCGCTGGGATCCTGGGCCACGTCGGTGACGGAAACTTCCATGAAGGCATCATGTACAACAAAGATGTGCCCGGAGAGCGTGCCAAGGTGGAAAAGTGCGTCAAGAACATGGTGAGGCGGGCGCTCGACATGGAGGGCACGTGCACGGGGGAGCACTCGATCGGATGGGGCAAGAAGGAGAGTTTGCTGTGGGAGGTTGGGCCTGAGACGCTGGCAATCATGGCGACGCTAAAGAGGGCGTTGGATCCTCGATGGGTTATGAACCCAGGCAAGATCATGGACGTGCCGTGGGAGAGGACCGAGTATCCAGGGGCCGAGATAGCAGTGACACCCAACAGGGTTGTGAGGGGCGAGTGA
- a CDS encoding 40S ribosomal protein S4: MARGIKKHQKRLSAPSHWLLDKLSGTYAPKPSAGPHKLRDCMPLIVFIRNRLKYALNYRETKSILMQRLVKVDGKVRTDSTYPSGFMDVITIEKTGENFRLVYDTKGRFTVHRIQAEEAEYKLGKVKRVQLGRGGIPFLVTHDARTIRYPDPLIKVNDTVKIDLATGKITDFIKFDTGAVVMVTGGRNMGRVGVITHRERHDGGFNIVHVKDAIDNTFATRESNVFVIGQDKPWISLPKGKGVKLTIAEERDRRRAYAIAH, encoded by the exons ATGGCCCGCGGAAT CAAGAAGCACCAGAAGCGCCTCAGCGCCCCCTCGCACTGGCTGCTTGACAAGCTGTCCGGCACCTACGCTCCCAAGCCCTCTGCCGGTCCTCACAAGCTCCGCGACTGCATGCCTCTGATCGTCTTCATCCGAAACCGCCTCAAGTATGCTCTCAACTACCGCGAGACCAAGTCCATCCTGATGCAGCGACTGGTCAAGGTCGACGGCAAGGTCCGCACCGACTCCACCTACCCCTCGGGCTTCATGGACGTCATCACCATCGAGAAGACCGGCGAGAACTTCCGTCTCGTCTACGACACCAAGGGCCGATTCACCGTCCACCGAATtcaggccgaggaggccgagtaCAAGCTGGGCAAGGTCAAGCGTGTTCAGCTTGGTCGTGGTGGAATCCCATTCTTGGTCACGCACGATGCGAGAAC CATCCGCTACCCTGACCCCCTGATCAAGGTCAACGACACCGTCAAGATTGACCTCGCCACTGGCAAGATCACCGACTTCATCAAGTTCGACACTGGTGCCGTCGTCATGGTTACCGGTGGACGTAACATGGGTCGTGTTGGTGTCATCACTCACCGTGAGCGCCACGACGGTGGTTTCAACATCGTCCACGTCAAGGACGCCATTGACAACACCTTTGCCACCCGTGAGAGCAACGTTTTCGTCATTGGCCAGGACAAGCCCTGGATCTCTCtgcccaagggcaagggtgtCAAGCTCACCATCGCTGAGGAGCGTGACCGCCGACGCGCCTACGCCATCGCTCACTAA
- a CDS encoding Fe2OG dioxygenase domain-containing protein, which translates to MPKPKSKASRPAKPGATAPPPPPPAIPLWPVFKPPLPIVDLSPEPHPLTSKVVLIPSFFPRSLCRDYVAFLKTLPLQTTPGRPKRGEAVRVNDRFQVDSPDFARRLWEETGLKDVLLDGDVEERWGGEPVGLSPNIRVYRYSKGQFFDCHYDDSNNLILDADPPLPVRTTWTLLLYLTSASEGCVGGETVFYTNDRKLAREEIAVPLETGMLLLHKHGDDCLLHEGREVTAGEKWVLRTDLCIKR; encoded by the exons ATGCCGAAGCCAAAGAGCAAAGCATCGAGGCCAGCCAAGCCTGGGGCCACggctcctccaccacctcctcctgcCATTCCTCTTTGGCCGGTGTTCAAGCCTCCGCTGCCAATCGTTGACCTGTCTCCTGAACCACATCCGTTGACATCCAAGGTTGTCCTCAttccctccttcttcccgCGTTCCCTCTGTCGCGACTATGTGGCCTTTCTCAAGACCCTCCCCCTTCAGACCACACCGGGTCGTCCAAAGCGGGGCGAGGCAGTCCGAGTCAATGACCGTTTTCAAGTTGACAGCCCAGACTTTGCTCGTCGTCTATGGGAGGAGACAGGGCTTAAGGATGTGTTATTAGATGGTGATGTCGAGGAACGATG GGGCGGTGAGCCTGTCGGCTTGTCTCCCAATATACGGGTGTACCGCTACTCGAAGGGACAGTTCTTCGACTGCCATT ATGATGATTCCAACAACCTGATTTTGGACGCGGATCCTCCCCTTCCAGTCCGGACCACCTGGACGCTACTCTTATACCTGACTTCTGCCTCGGAGGGCTGCGTTGGTGGAGAGACGGTGTTTTACACAAACGACCGCAAGCTGGCGCGTGAGGAGATAGCTGTCCCACTCGAGACAGGTATGCTCCTTTTGCATAAGCACGGAGATGATTGTCTCCTC CACGAAGGGCGGGAGGTGACCGCAGGCGAAAAATGGGTCCTCCGCACTGATCTGTGCATCAAGCGGTGA
- a CDS encoding RNA-dependent RNA polymerase, which yields MSSQRPPPRGPSKGHKRPMKPGKPGKPTKGTRSPTNDALAFQTPAEWQTWPEMTIQLDKLPRSVTTSDIWDWFSHEGEIAFIDINESARDPALSWAKIRFEPPPKRPFWSTGTYWVPHPDVCRYPDGLKIFVNPLRATPRCWVRSPVSPDRYHPVKITLHPLATQFGSMLGPRSIKVMKSFYNTVDEHTLKLEVSLKAMRLTAFFPMEVETRGGKRVRQHKVTIDFSKMKHLHQSPADENGCAMVVPVNVPPQYYWKKPNIRSSFSDEANNWSATETWNRATDLVEQAGIPMKHPVALHNDYQDPGFIDIGRWTTIRFVLDASTQAAKLANQQLVSALDDFNITTQVHEEGDFRVTHGAHADMWKHLEQPTLVENGNALEMLQQTSDAIIQLPFETRYQLEVCISRNILNEHTIALEFLEKLASMNPRKARLYLEYLADQGEPVQNPMSVFQNPEAEAFSPIARIPQYCALVRKVVITPTTIRFNSPAVEMSNRVMRQYKHIQDRFLRIQFVEELENNKITINKDQNDEIYKRVLRTMYQGIRIGDRTYEFLAFGSSQLRVNGAYFFCPTEHTSCDDIRKWMGQFSHIKIVAKYAARLGQCFSTTREVRGISSPAIREIPDIERNGHCFTDGVGKISPFVAQLVNEDMALDIFDKPSAFQFRMGGCKGVLTVWPDAKGMEVHVRESQKKFEADSKGLEIIRCAGFATATLNRQTIIILESLGVPIKAFTDLLDQQLGSYEQAMQDNGVAIEMLTKFVDEHQTNLVIAELLKAEFKTDELREPFVINVLSLWRSWSLKILKEKARIQIEKSAFVLGCVDETETLRGHSKDTEGSKPKDVNMLPQIFLQITDSRNYNKTHIIRGVCIVGRNPSLHPGDIRVVEAVDCPKLHHIKDVVVFPATGDRPVPNMLSGGDLDGDDFFVMWEPTLMPKTWNYSPMDYAAPKPQELDRDVNVDDLRNFFVKYLKNDKLPLIATSHLGFADQLGPMSPKCLELAELHSKAVDYPKTGEPATLRRDQQPRKWPHFMEKKNTYHSNKALGVIYDKVVNKAIQFNPIWDSPFDDRITRKYKLDIELLKAARRIKSQYDTAVRRLLSQHDLKTEFELWTGFAMSKPAVGTDYKLQESLSHEYDALKYRFRDICYEAAGGKLTDQVDRFVAAMYTVTEEETKIALFEHHRGPINDAGHILQPRKLEPKSMPLISFPWIFHWVMCRLALGARYDPKASVLAAAHRRAAQHHKSSPDPDPRSSQFSACSEQEQEAMPEPGLGPEVHTRLPDGTVVHRGQPLALFEPDDESCHDDDDAPSETLLSMADEGNASTGRDKSELTDSSSNNNRGEVSQEASDEAPEEGDTCGGQGQATEQDVEEESAMDRLGRLTGE from the exons ATGAGTTCACAGAGACCCCCTCCCCGCGGTCCATCCAAAGGCCATAAGCGGCCGATGAAACCAGGAAAGCCAGGGAAACCTACAAAAGGAACCCGAAGCCCGACTAACGACGCGCTCGCCTTCCAAACCCCGGCTGAGTGGCAGACATGGCCCGAGATGACCATCCAGCTCGACAAGTTGCCCAGGTCCGTTACCACCTCCGATATCTGGGACTGGTTCTCGCACGAGGGCGAGATTGCCTTCATAGACATCAACGAAAGCGCCAGAGACCCTGCACTGTCATGGGCCAAGATCAGGTTCGAGCCGCCGCCCAAGAGGCCATTTTGGTCCACCGGCACCTACTGGGTCCCTCACCCAGACGTGTGTCGATACCCCGATGGCCTCAAGATCTTTGTGAACCCGTTGAGGGCGACCCCCAGGTGCTGGGTTCGAAGCCCCGTCAGTCCAGATCGTTACCACCCCGTCAAGATCACGCTGCACCCTCTCGCCACCCAGTTCGGTAGCATGCTGGGACCTCGAAGCATCAAGGTTATGAAGTCGTTCTATAATACCGTCGACGAGCACACCCTCAAGCTTGAGGTCAGCCTCAAGGCCATGCGTTTGACTGCCTTCTTCCCCATGGAGGTTGAGACTCGAGGTGGAAAACGTGTTCGGCAGCACAAGGTTACCATTGACTTTTCGAAGATGAAGCATCTCCACCAGAGCCCGGCCGATGAAAATGGATGCGCCATGGTGGTGCCCGTTAACGTCCCGCCTCAGTACTACTGGAAGAAACCCAACATTCGCTCGTCCTTCTCTGACGAGGCCAACAACTGGAGTGCTACGGAGACGTGGAATCGTGCCACGGACCTTGTTGAACAGGCAGGAATCCCAATGAAGCACCCCGTTGCTCTACACAACGACTACCAGGACCCAGGTTTCATCGATATTGGCCGCTGGACTACTATTCGTTTTGTCCTAGATGCCAGCACCCAAGCGGCCAAGCTTGCGAACCAGCAGCTCGTCAGCGCCCTTGACGacttcaacatcaccacGCAGGTCCACGAGGAAGGCGACTTTCGTGTCACCCATGGCGCACATGCAGATATGTGGAAGCACCTGGAGCAACCGACTTTGGTTGAAAATGGCAACGCCCTGGAGATGCTTCAGCAGACCTCGGACGCCATCATACAGCTGCCCTTTGAGACTCGCTACCAGCTTGAGGTTTGCATCTCTCGGAATATCCTCAACGAACACACCATCGCTCTCGAGTTCCTCGAGAAGCTAGCCTCGATGAACCCCAGAAAGGCCAGACTCTATCTCGAATACCTCGCAGATCAGGGAGAGCCTGTCCAGAACCCCATGTCCGTCTTTCAGAACCCTGAAGCCGAGGCCTTTTCACCCATCGCTAGAATCCCCCAGTACTGTGCGCTTGTTCGCAAGGTTGTCATCACTCCAACGACGATCCGCTTCAATTCACCGGCCGTGGAAATGTCCAACCGTGTTATGCGACAGTACAAACACATTCAAGATCGCTTTTTGAGAATCCAGTttgttgaggagctggagaatAACAAAatcaccatcaacaaggaTCAAAACGACGAGATCTACAAGAGAGTCCTGCGGACAATGTACCAAGGCATCCGCATCGGCGACCGCACCTACGAGTTCCTGGCCTTTGGTAGCTCTCAGCTCAGGGTGAACGGGGCATACTTCTTCTGTCCTACAGAGCATACTTCTTGCGATGATATCCGCAAGTGGATGGGGCAGTTCAGCCATATCAAAATCGTGGCCAAGTATGCGGCTCGCCTCGGCCAGTGTTTCTCAACCACACGAGAGGTCCGCGGCATTTCTTCCCCTGCTATCCGCGAGATTCCCGATATCGAGCGAAACGGGCACTGCTTCACAGATGGCGTGGGCAAGATATCCCCCTTCGTGGCACAACTTGTCAACGAAGATATGGCCCTCGACATCTTTGATAAGCCGTCAGCTTTCCAGTTCCGTATGGGAGGCTGCAAGGGCGTTCTTACTGTCTGGCCGGACGCCAAGGGAATGGAGGTACACGTTCGCGAATCTCAGAAGAAGTTTGAGGCCGACTCCAAAGGCCTCGAAATCATTCGTTGCGCTGGCTTCGCAACAGCTACTCTTAACCGgcagaccatcatcatcctcgagaGCCTGGGAGTTCCTATCAAAGCCTTCACGGATCTTCTGGATCAACAACTTGGATCGTACGAACAGGCGATGCAGGACAATGGTGTTGCTATTGAGATGCTGACTAAATTCGTCGACGAGCATCAGACGAACCTCGTCATTgccgagcttctcaaggCCGAGTTTAAGACAGATGAGCTGCGCGAGCCATTTGTTATCAATGTCCTCAGTCTTTGGAGGTCATGGTCCCTGAAAATACTCAAGGAAAAGGCGCGAATACAAATCGAGAAGAGCGCTTTCGTCCTCGGCTGCGTCGATGAGACGGAGACACTCAGAGGCCACTCGAAAGACACAGAGGGGTCCAAGCCCAAAGATGTCAACATGTTGCCCCAGATCTTCCTCCAGATCACAGACTCCAGGAACTACAACAAGACACACATCATACGCGGCGTGTGTATCGTAGGGCGCAATCCATCCTTGCATCCGGGAGACATCCGTGTCGTCGAGGCGGTTGACTGCCCAAAGCTGCATCATATCAAGGACGTCGTCGTGTTTCCCGCAACAGGCGACAGGCCCGTTCCCAACATGTTGTCTGGTGGTGacctcgacggcgatgacTTCTTTGTCATGTGGGAACCAACTCTGATGCCCAAGACATGGAACTATTCACCCATGGATTACGCAGCTCCCAAGCCTCAGGAGTTGGATCGCGACGTCAACGTCGATGACCTCAGGAACTTTTTCGTCAAGTACCTGAAGAACGACAAGCTCCCGCTTATTGCAACCTCGCACCTGGGCTTTGCCGATCAACTTGGGCCCATGTCCCCAAAAT GTCTTGAACTCGCAGAGCTACACTCCAAAGCCGTGGACTACCCCAAGACTGGGGAGCCAGCGACACTAAGACGTGACCAGCAACCTCGAAAGTGGCCGCACTTTATGGAAAAGAAAAACACTTACCACTCAAACAAGGCCCTTGGTGTCATCTACGACAAGGTtgtcaacaaggccatccagTTCAACCCCATCTGGGACAGCCCATTTGACGACCGAATCACAAGAAAGTACAAACTAGACATTGAACTACTCAAGGCAGCAAGAAGGATCAAGTCTCAGTATGATACCGCAGTCCGACGGCTGCTCAGCCAGCATGACCTGAAGACCGAGTTTGAGCTCTGGACGGGCTTCGCCATGTCAAAGCCTGCCGTGGGCACGGATTACAAGCTGCAGGAGAGCCTCAGCCACGAATATGATGCACTGAAGTACCGATTCCGTGACATCTGCTACGAGGCTGCAGGTGGCAAGCTGACGGACCAGGTTGATCGCTTTGTGGCAGCCATGTACACCGTTACCGAGGAAGAGACAAAGATTGCACTTTTCGAACACCACCGGGGTCCCATCAACGATGCTGGACACATCCTGCAGCCCCGAAAGCTGGAGCCAAAGTCAATGCCGCTCATCAGCTTTCCATGGATCTTTCACTGGGTCATGTGTCGTCTGGCCCTGGGCGCCAGGTATGACCCCAAGGCGTCTGTTTTGGCAGCAGCCCATCGGAGAGCGGCCCAACACCACAAGTCGTCCCCCGACCCCGACCCCAGATCCAGCCAATTTTCTGCATGCAgcgagcaggagcaggaggccATGCCGGAGCCTGGTCTTGGGCCAGAGGTCCATACCCGTCTGCCCGATGGGACAGTTGTCCATCGTGGACAGCCACTAGCCTTGTTTGAACCCGATGATGAGAGCTgtcatgacgacgatgatgcgCCTTCTGAGACGTTGCTTTCCATGGCGGACGAAGGGAACGCGTCGACAGGCCGAGACAAGTCGGAGCTCactgacagcagcagcaacaacaataGGGGCGAGGTCAGTCAAGAGGCATCGGATGAGGCCCCCGAAGAGGGCGACACATGCGGCGGACAAGGACAGGCGACGGAGCAGgatgtggaggaggagagcgcCATGGATCGTCTGGGACGTCTCACTGGAGAGTAG